The following proteins are encoded in a genomic region of Oncorhynchus keta strain PuntledgeMale-10-30-2019 chromosome 35, Oket_V2, whole genome shotgun sequence:
- the LOC127915737 gene encoding uncharacterized protein LOC127915737 isoform X3, whose protein sequence is MQVISMQVISMQVISMQVISMQVISIQVISMQVISIQVISMQVISIQVISIQVISMQVISMQVISMQVISIQVISMQVISIQVISMQVISMQVISIQVISMQVISIQVISMQVISMQVISIQVISIQVISMQVISMQVISMQVISMQVISTVCRSSVCRSSVCRSSVQYAGHQYAGHQYAGHQYSMQVISMQVISMQVISMQVISIQVISMQVISMQVISMQVISTVCRSSVCRSSVCRSSVQYAGHQYAGHQYTGHQYAGHQYTGHQYAGHQYSMQVISMQVISIQVISMQVISIQVISMQVISMQVISMQVISIQVISMQVISIQVISMQVISMQVISMQVISIQVISIQVISMQVISMQVISMQVISMQVISMQVISMQVISMQVISIQVISMQVISMQVISMQVISMQVISMQVISMQVISMQVISMQVISIQVISMQVISIQVISMQVISMQVISMQVISMQVISMQVISMQVISMQVISMQVISMQVISIQVISMQVISMQVISMQVISMQVISTVCRSSVCRSSVCRSSVCRSSVQYAGHQYAGHQYTGHQYAGHQYAGHQYSMPCI, encoded by the exons atgcaggtcatcagtatgcaggtcatcagtatgcaggtcatcagtatgcaggtcatcagtatgcaggtcatcagtatacaggtcatcagtatgcaggtcatcagtatacag gtcatcagtatgcaggtcatcagtatacaggtcatcagtatacaggtcatcagtatgcaggtcatcagtatgcaggtcatcagtatgcaggtcatcagtatacaggtcatcagtatgcaggtcatcagtatacaggtcatcagtatgcaggtcatcagtatgcaggtcatcagtatacaggtcatcagtatgcaggtcatcagtatacaggtcatcagtatgcaggtcatcagtatgcaggtcatcagtatacaggtcatcagtatacaggtcatcagtatgcaggtcatcagtatgcag gtcatcagtatgcaggtcatcagtatgcaggtcatcagtacagtatgcaggtcatcagtatgcaggtcatcagtatgcaggtcatcagtacagtatgcaggtcatcagtatgcaggtcatcagtatgcaggtcatcagtacagtatgcaggtcatcagtatgcaggtcatcagtatgcaggtcatcagtatgcaggtcatcagtatacaggtcatcagtatgcaggtcatcagtatgcaggtcatcagtatgcaggtcatcagtacagtatgcaggtcatcagtatgcaggtcatcagtatgcag gtcatcagtacagtatgcaggtcatcagtatgcaggtcatcagtatacaggtcatcagtatgcaggtcatcagtatacag gtcatcagtatgcaggtcatcagtacagtatgcaggtcatcagtatgcaggtcatcagtatacaggtcatcagtatgcaggtcatcagtatacaggtcatcagtatgcaggtcatcagtatgcaggtcatcagtatgcaggtcatcagtatacaggtcatcagtatgcaggtcatcagtatacaggtcatcagtatgcaggtcatcagtatgcaggtcatcagtatgcaggtcatcagtatacaggtcatcagtatacaggtcatcagtatgcaggtcatcagtatgcaggtcatcagtatgcaggtcatcagtatgcaggtcatcagtatgcaggtcatcagtatgcaggtcatcagtatgcaggtcatcagtatacaggtcatcagtatgcag gtcatcagtatgcaggtcatcagtatgcaggtcatcagtatgcaggtcatcagtatgcaggtcatcagtatgcaggtcatcagtatgcaggtcatcagtatgcaggtcatcagtatacaggtcatcagtatgcaggtcatcagtatacaggtcatcagtatgcaggtcatcagtatgcaggtcatcagtatgcaggtcatcagtatgcaggtcatcagtatgcaggtcatcagtatgcaggtcatcagtatgcaggtcatcagtatgcaggtcatcagtatgcaggtcatcagtatacaggtcatcagtatgcaggtcatcagtatgcaggtcatcagtatgcaggtcatcagtatgcaggtcatcagtacagtatgcaggtcatcagtatgcaggtcatcagtatgcag gtcatcagtatgcaggtcatcagtacagtatgcaggtcatcagtatgcaggtcatcagtatacaggtcatcagtatgcaggtcatcagtatgcaggtcatcagtacagTATGCCCTGTATTTAG
- the LOC127915737 gene encoding uncharacterized protein LOC127915737 isoform X33, producing the protein MQVISMQVISMQVISMQVISMQVISIQVISMQVISIQVISMQVISIQVISIQVISMQVISMQVISMQVISIQVISMQVISIQVISMQVISMQVISIQVISMQVISIQVISMQVISMQVISIQVISIQVISMQVISMQVISIQVISMQVISIQVISMQVISMQVISMQIISMQVISIQVISMQVISMQVISMQVISIQVISMQVISIQVISMQVISMQVISMQVISIQVISMQVISIQVISMQVISMQVISMQVISIQVISIQVISMQVISMQVISMQVISMQVISMQVISMQVISMQVISIQVISMQVISMQVISMQVISMQVISMQVISMQVISMQVISMQVISIQVISMQVISIQVISMQVISMQVISMQVISMQVISMQVISMQVISMQVISMQVISMQVISIQVISMQVISMQVISMQVISMQVISTVCRSSVCRSSVCRSSVCRSSVQYAGHQYAGHQYTGHQYAGHQYAGHQYSMPCI; encoded by the exons atgcaggtcatcagtatgcaggtcatcagtatgcaggtcatcagtatgcaggtcatcagtatgcaggtcatcagtatacaggtcatcagtatgcaggtcatcagtatacag gtcatcagtatgcaggtcatcagtatacaggtcatcagtatacaggtcatcagtatgcaggtcatcagtatgcaggtcatcagtatgcaggtcatcagtatacaggtcatcagtatgcaggtcatcagtatacaggtcatcagtatgcaggtcatcagtatgcaggtcatcagtatacaggtcatcagtatgcaggtcatcagtatacaggtcatcagtatgcaggtcatcagtatgcaggtcatcagtatacaggtcatcagtatacaggtcatcagtatgcaggtcatcagtatgcaggtcatcagtatacag gtcatcagtatgcaggtcatcagtatacaggtcatcagtatgcaggtcatcagtatgcaggtcatcagtatgcag atcatcagtatgcaggtcatcagtatacaggtcatcagtatgcaggtcatcagtatgcaggtcatcagtatgcag gtcatcagtatacaggtcatcagtatgcaggtcatcagtatacaggtcatcagtatgcaggtcatcagtatgcaggtcatcagtatgcaggtcatcagtatacaggtcatcagtatgcaggtcatcagtatacaggtcatcagtatgcaggtcatcagtatgcaggtcatcagtatgcaggtcatcagtatacaggtcatcagtatacaggtcatcagtatgcaggtcatcagtatgcaggtcatcagtatgcaggtcatcagtatgcaggtcatcagtatgcaggtcatcagtatgcaggtcatcagtatgcaggtcatcagtatacaggtcatcagtatgcag gtcatcagtatgcaggtcatcagtatgcaggtcatcagtatgcaggtcatcagtatgcaggtcatcagtatgcaggtcatcagtatgcaggtcatcagtatgcaggtcatcagtatacaggtcatcagtatgcaggtcatcagtatacaggtcatcagtatgcaggtcatcagtatgcaggtcatcagtatgcaggtcatcagtatgcaggtcatcagtatgcaggtcatcagtatgcaggtcatcagtatgcaggtcatcagtatgcaggtcatcagtatgcaggtcatcagtatacaggtcatcagtatgcaggtcatcagtatgcaggtcatcagtatgcaggtcatcagtatgcaggtcatcagtacagtatgcaggtcatcagtatgcaggtcatcagtatgcag gtcatcagtatgcaggtcatcagtacagtatgcaggtcatcagtatgcaggtcatcagtatacaggtcatcagtatgcaggtcatcagtatgcaggtcatcagtacagTATGCCCTGTATTTAG
- the LOC127915737 gene encoding uncharacterized protein LOC127915737 isoform X41, translating to MQVISMQVISMQVISMQVISMQVISIQVISMQVISIQVISMQVISIQVISIQVISMQVISMQVISMQVISIQVISMQVISIQVISMQVISMQVISIQVISMQVISIQVISMQVISMQVISIQVISIQVISMQVISMQVISIQVISTVCRSSVCRSSVCRSSVQYAGHQYAGHQYAGHQYSMQVISMQVISIQVISMQVISIQVISMQVISIQVISMQVISMQVISMQVISIQVISIQVISMQVISMQVISMQVISMQVISMQVISMQVISMQVISIQVISMQVISMQVISMQVISMQVISMQVISMQVISMQVISMQVISIQVISMQVISIQVISMQVISMQVISMQVISMQVISMQVISMQVISMQVISMQVISMQVISIQVISMQVISMQVISMQVISMQVISTVCRSSVCRSSVCRSSVCRSSVQYAGHQYAGHQYTGHQYAGHQYAGHQYSMPCI from the exons atgcaggtcatcagtatgcaggtcatcagtatgcaggtcatcagtatgcaggtcatcagtatgcaggtcatcagtatacaggtcatcagtatgcaggtcatcagtatacag gtcatcagtatgcaggtcatcagtatacaggtcatcagtatacaggtcatcagtatgcaggtcatcagtatgcaggtcatcagtatgcaggtcatcagtatacaggtcatcagtatgcaggtcatcagtatacaggtcatcagtatgcaggtcatcagtatgcaggtcatcagtatacaggtcatcagtatgcaggtcatcagtatacaggtcatcagtatgcaggtcatcagtatgcaggtcatcagtatacaggtcatcagtatacaggtcatcagtatgcaggtcatcagtatgcaggtcatcagtatacaggtcatcagtacagtatgcaggtcatcagtatgcaggtcatcagtatgcaggtcatcagtacagtatgcaggtcatcagtatgcaggtcatcagtatgcaggtcatcagtacagtatgcaggtcatcagtatgcag gtcatcagtatacaggtcatcagtatgcaggtcatcagtatacag gtcatcagtatgcaggtcatcagtatacaggtcatcagtatgcaggtcatcagtatgcaggtcatcagtatgcaggtcatcagtatacaggtcatcagtatacaggtcatcagtatgcaggtcatcagtatgcaggtcatcagtatgcaggtcatcagtatgcaggtcatcagtatgcaggtcatcagtatgcaggtcatcagtatgcaggtcatcagtatacaggtcatcagtatgcag gtcatcagtatgcaggtcatcagtatgcaggtcatcagtatgcaggtcatcagtatgcaggtcatcagtatgcaggtcatcagtatgcaggtcatcagtatgcaggtcatcagtatacaggtcatcagtatgcaggtcatcagtatacaggtcatcagtatgcaggtcatcagtatgcaggtcatcagtatgcaggtcatcagtatgcaggtcatcagtatgcaggtcatcagtatgcaggtcatcagtatgcaggtcatcagtatgcaggtcatcagtatgcaggtcatcagtatacaggtcatcagtatgcaggtcatcagtatgcaggtcatcagtatgcaggtcatcagtatgcaggtcatcagtacagtatgcaggtcatcagtatgcaggtcatcagtatgcag gtcatcagtatgcaggtcatcagtacagtatgcaggtcatcagtatgcaggtcatcagtatacaggtcatcagtatgcaggtcatcagtatgcaggtcatcagtacagTATGCCCTGTATTTAG
- the LOC127915737 gene encoding uncharacterized protein LOC127915737 isoform X14, with protein sequence MQVISMQVISMQVISMQVISMQVISIQVISMQVISIQVISMQVISIQVISIQVISMQVISMQVISMQVISIQVISMQVISIQVISMQVISMQVISIQVISMQVISIQVISMQVISMQVISIQVISIQVISMQVISMQVISMQVISMQVISTVCRSSVCRSSVCRSSVQYAGHQYAGHQYTGHQYAGHQYTGHQYAGHQYAGHQYAGHQYAGHQYAGHQYTGHQYAGHQYSMQVISMQVISIQVISMQVISIQVISMQVISMQVISMQVISIQVISMQVISIQVISMQVISMQVISMQVISIQVISIQVISMQVISMQVISMQVISMQVISMQVISMQVISMQVISIQVISMQVISMQVISMQVISMQVISMQVISMQVISMQVISMQVISIQVISMQVISIQVISMQVISMQVISMQVISMQVISMQVISMQVISMQVISMQVISMQVISIQVISMQVISMQVISMQVISMQVISTVCRSSVCRSSVCRSSVCRSSVQYAGHQYAGHQYTGHQYAGHQYAGHQYSMPCI encoded by the exons atgcaggtcatcagtatgcaggtcatcagtatgcaggtcatcagtatgcaggtcatcagtatgcaggtcatcagtatacaggtcatcagtatgcaggtcatcagtatacag gtcatcagtatgcaggtcatcagtatacaggtcatcagtatacaggtcatcagtatgcaggtcatcagtatgcaggtcatcagtatgcaggtcatcagtatacaggtcatcagtatgcaggtcatcagtatacaggtcatcagtatgcaggtcatcagtatgcaggtcatcagtatacaggtcatcagtatgcaggtcatcagtatacaggtcatcagtatgcaggtcatcagtatgcaggtcatcagtatacaggtcatcagtatacaggtcatcagtatgcaggtcatcagtatgcag gtcatcagtatgcaggtcatcagtatgcaggtcatcagtacagtatgcaggtcatcagtatgcaggtcatcagtatgcaggtcatcagtacagtatgcaggtcatcagtatgcag gtcatcagtatacaggtcatcagtatgcaggtcatcagtatacag gtcatcagtatgcaggtcatcagtatgcaggtcatcagtatgcaggtcatcagtatgcaggtcatcagtatgcag gtcatcagtatacaggtcatcagtatgcaggtcatcagtacagtatgcaggtcatcagtatgcaggtcatcagtatacaggtcatcagtatgcaggtcatcagtatacaggtcatcagtatgcaggtcatcagtatgcaggtcatcagtatgcaggtcatcagtatacaggtcatcagtatgcaggtcatcagtatacaggtcatcagtatgcaggtcatcagtatgcaggtcatcagtatgcaggtcatcagtatacaggtcatcagtatacaggtcatcagtatgcaggtcatcagtatgcaggtcatcagtatgcaggtcatcagtatgcaggtcatcagtatgcaggtcatcagtatgcaggtcatcagtatgcaggtcatcagtatacaggtcatcagtatgcag gtcatcagtatgcaggtcatcagtatgcaggtcatcagtatgcaggtcatcagtatgcaggtcatcagtatgcaggtcatcagtatgcaggtcatcagtatgcaggtcatcagtatacaggtcatcagtatgcaggtcatcagtatacaggtcatcagtatgcaggtcatcagtatgcaggtcatcagtatgcaggtcatcagtatgcaggtcatcagtatgcaggtcatcagtatgcaggtcatcagtatgcaggtcatcagtatgcaggtcatcagtatgcaggtcatcagtatacaggtcatcagtatgcaggtcatcagtatgcaggtcatcagtatgcaggtcatcagtatgcaggtcatcagtacagtatgcaggtcatcagtatgcaggtcatcagtatgcag gtcatcagtatgcaggtcatcagtacagtatgcaggtcatcagtatgcaggtcatcagtatacaggtcatcagtatgcaggtcatcagtatgcaggtcatcagtacagTATGCCCTGTATTTAG
- the LOC127915737 gene encoding uncharacterized protein LOC127915737 isoform X4, whose protein sequence is MQVISMQVISMQVISMQVISMQVISIQVISMQVISIQVISMQVISIQVISIQVISMQVISMQVISMQVISIQVISMQVISIQVISMQVISMQVISIQVISMQVISIQVISMQVISMQVISIQVISIQVISMQVISMQVISMQVISMQVISTVCRSSVCRSSVCRSSVQYAGHQYAGHQYAGHQYSMQVISMQVISMQVISMQVISIQVISMQVISMQVISMQVISTVCRSSVCRSSVCRSSVCRSSVCRSSVQYAGHQYAGHQYAGHQYSMQVISMQVISIQVISMQVISIQVISMQVISMQVISMQVISIQVISMQVISIQVISMQVISMQVISMQVISIQVISIQVISMQVISMQVISMQVISMQVISMQVISMQVISMQVISIQVISMQVISMQVISMQVISMQVISMQVISMQVISMQVISMQVISIQVISMQVISIQVISMQVISMQVISMQVISMQVISMQVISMQVISMQVISMQVISMQVISIQVISMQVISMQVISMQVISMQVISTVCRSSVCRSSVCRSSVCRSSVQYAGHQYAGHQYTGHQYAGHQYAGHQYSMPCI, encoded by the exons atgcaggtcatcagtatgcaggtcatcagtatgcaggtcatcagtatgcaggtcatcagtatgcaggtcatcagtatacaggtcatcagtatgcaggtcatcagtatacag gtcatcagtatgcaggtcatcagtatacaggtcatcagtatacaggtcatcagtatgcaggtcatcagtatgcaggtcatcagtatgcaggtcatcagtatacaggtcatcagtatgcaggtcatcagtatacaggtcatcagtatgcaggtcatcagtatgcaggtcatcagtatacaggtcatcagtatgcaggtcatcagtatacaggtcatcagtatgcaggtcatcagtatgcaggtcatcagtatacaggtcatcagtatacaggtcatcagtatgcaggtcatcagtatgcag gtcatcagtatgcaggtcatcagtatgcaggtcatcagtacagtatgcaggtcatcagtatgcaggtcatcagtatgcaggtcatcagtacagtatgcaggtcatcagtatgcaggtcatcagtatgcaggtcatcagtacagtatgcaggtcatcagtatgcaggtcatcagtatgcaggtcatcagtatgcaggtcatcagtatacaggtcatcagtatgcaggtcatcagtatgcaggtcatcagtatgcaggtcatcagtacagtatgcaggtcatcagtatgcaggtcatcagtatgcaggtcatcagtatgcaggtcatcagtatgcaggtcatcagtacagtatgcaggtcatcagtatgcag gtcatcagtatgcaggtcatcagtacagtatgcaggtcatcagtatgcaggtcatcagtatacaggtcatcagtatgcaggtcatcagtatacaggtcatcagtatgcaggtcatcagtatgcaggtcatcagtatgcaggtcatcagtatacaggtcatcagtatgcaggtcatcagtatacaggtcatcagtatgcaggtcatcagtatgcaggtcatcagtatgcaggtcatcagtatacaggtcatcagtatacaggtcatcagtatgcaggtcatcagtatgcaggtcatcagtatgcaggtcatcagtatgcaggtcatcagtatgcaggtcatcagtatgcaggtcatcagtatgcaggtcatcagtatacaggtcatcagtatgcag gtcatcagtatgcaggtcatcagtatgcaggtcatcagtatgcaggtcatcagtatgcaggtcatcagtatgcaggtcatcagtatgcaggtcatcagtatgcaggtcatcagtatacaggtcatcagtatgcaggtcatcagtatacaggtcatcagtatgcaggtcatcagtatgcaggtcatcagtatgcaggtcatcagtatgcaggtcatcagtatgcaggtcatcagtatgcaggtcatcagtatgcaggtcatcagtatgcaggtcatcagtatgcaggtcatcagtatacaggtcatcagtatgcaggtcatcagtatgcaggtcatcagtatgcaggtcatcagtatgcaggtcatcagtacagtatgcaggtcatcagtatgcaggtcatcagtatgcag gtcatcagtatgcaggtcatcagtacagtatgcaggtcatcagtatgcaggtcatcagtatacaggtcatcagtatgcaggtcatcagtatgcaggtcatcagtacagTATGCCCTGTATTTAG
- the LOC127915737 gene encoding uncharacterized protein LOC127915737 isoform X23 — protein MQVISMQVISMQVISMQVISMQVISIQVISMQVISIQVISMQVISIQVISIQVISMQVISMQVISMQVISIQVISMQVISIQVISMQVISMQVISIQVISMQVISIQVISMQVISMQVISIQVISIQVISMQVISMQVISIQVISTVCRSSVCRSSVCRSSVQYAGHQYAGHQYAGHQYSMQVISMQVISIQVISMQVISIQVISMQVISIQVISMQVISMQVISMQVISIQVISMQVISIQVISMQVISMQVISMQVISIQVISIQVISMQVISMQVISMQVISMQVISMQVISMQVISMQVISIQVISMQVISMQVISMQVISMQVISMQVISMQVISMQVISMQVISIQVISMQVISIQVISMQVISMQVISMQVISMQVISMQVISMQVISMQVISMQVISMQVISIQVISMQVISMQVISMQVISMQVISTVCRSSVCRSSVCRSSVCRSSVQYAGHQYAGHQYTGHQYAGHQYAGHQYSMPCI, from the exons atgcaggtcatcagtatgcaggtcatcagtatgcaggtcatcagtatgcaggtcatcagtatgcaggtcatcagtatacaggtcatcagtatgcaggtcatcagtatacag gtcatcagtatgcaggtcatcagtatacaggtcatcagtatacaggtcatcagtatgcaggtcatcagtatgcaggtcatcagtatgcaggtcatcagtatacaggtcatcagtatgcaggtcatcagtatacaggtcatcagtatgcaggtcatcagtatgcaggtcatcagtatacaggtcatcagtatgcaggtcatcagtatacaggtcatcagtatgcaggtcatcagtatgcaggtcatcagtatacaggtcatcagtatacaggtcatcagtatgcaggtcatcagtatgcaggtcatcagtatacaggtcatcagtacagtatgcaggtcatcagtatgcaggtcatcagtatgcaggtcatcagtacagtatgcaggtcatcagtatgcaggtcatcagtatgcaggtcatcagtacagtatgcaggtcatcagtatgcag gtcatcagtatacaggtcatcagtatgcaggtcatcagtatacag gtcatcagtatgcaggtcatcagtatacaggtcatcagtatgcaggtcatcagtatgcaggtcatcagtatgcaggtcatcagtatacaggtcatcagtatgcaggtcatcagtatacaggtcatcagtatgcaggtcatcagtatgcaggtcatcagtatgcaggtcatcagtatacaggtcatcagtatacaggtcatcagtatgcaggtcatcagtatgcaggtcatcagtatgcaggtcatcagtatgcaggtcatcagtatgcaggtcatcagtatgcaggtcatcagtatgcaggtcatcagtatacaggtcatcagtatgcag gtcatcagtatgcaggtcatcagtatgcaggtcatcagtatgcaggtcatcagtatgcaggtcatcagtatgcaggtcatcagtatgcaggtcatcagtatgcaggtcatcagtatacaggtcatcagtatgcaggtcatcagtatacaggtcatcagtatgcaggtcatcagtatgcaggtcatcagtatgcaggtcatcagtatgcaggtcatcagtatgcaggtcatcagtatgcaggtcatcagtatgcaggtcatcagtatgcaggtcatcagtatgcaggtcatcagtatacaggtcatcagtatgcaggtcatcagtatgcaggtcatcagtatgcaggtcatcagtatgcaggtcatcagtacagtatgcaggtcatcagtatgcaggtcatcagtatgcag gtcatcagtatgcaggtcatcagtacagtatgcaggtcatcagtatgcaggtcatcagtatacaggtcatcagtatgcaggtcatcagtatgcaggtcatcagtacagTATGCCCTGTATTTAG